In Ostrea edulis chromosome 10, xbOstEdul1.1, whole genome shotgun sequence, one genomic interval encodes:
- the LOC125665741 gene encoding NAD-dependent protein deacylase-like → MIIISSLKSLSCDTGLRKFGILSTRLLPNQKFLVRHSPLLSQKMASSDFNAFREKFGKAKNIVVLTGAGVSAESGVPTFRGAGGLWRTFAAQDLASPDAFSRNPSLVWEFYHYRREVMGSKSPNPAHIAIAECEKRLKPQSRDVTVITQNIDELHFRSGSTNIIELHGNLFKTRCTRCLDVKFNRDSPICEALAGKGAPDPKAEDARIPLEKLPRCTNKECGGLLRPHVVWFGESLNQSVLRAAQEKLDSCDLCLVVGTSSVVYPACLFAPEVAMRGVPVAEFNVEATDVTDTLGFHFRGPAGELLPKALAPHPDEVK, encoded by the coding sequence ATGATTATTATTAGTTCTTTGAAATCTCTGTCATGTGATACAGGATTGCGGAAGTTTGGAATACTGTCAACACGGTTACTACCAAACCAAAAGTTCCTTGTCAGACATTCACCATTATTGTCCCAGAAAATGGCTAGCTCAGACTTTAACGCTTTCCGAGAAAAGTTTGGTAAGGCTAAAAACATCGTAGTACTGACTGGAGCCGGAGTGAGTGCGGAGAGCGGTGTCCCTACGTTTCGCGGCGCCGGTGGTCTATGGAGAACATTTGCAGCACAAGATTTAGCATCTCCAGATGCATTTAGTAGAAACCCCTCACTTGTCTGGGAATTTTATCATTACCGACGGGAAGTAATGGGTTCGAAGAGCCCTAACCCAGCTCACATAGCCATTGCTGAATGTGAAAAGAGACTGAAGCCACAAAGTCGTGACGTTACTGTCATTACTCAGAATATTGACGAACTGCATTTCCGCTCCGGATCTACGAATATCATTGAACTTCATGGAAACCTGTTTAAAACCAGATGTACTCGATGTCTAGATGTAAAGTTTAACCGCGATAGCCCTATATGTGAGGCATTGGCAGGAAAGGGGGCCCCAGACCCCAAAGCTGAAGATGCGCGTATCCCTTTGGAAAAACTACCCAGGTGCACCAACAAAGAATGCGGAGGGCTGCTTCGTCCTCATGTTGTGTGGTTTGGTGAGAGTTTGAATCAGTCTGTGCTCCGAGCAGCACAAGAAAAGCTGGACTCGTGTGACCTGTGTTTAGTGGTTGGAACTTCTTCGGTCGTCTACCCTGCTTGTTTATTTGCCCCGGAAGTAGCCATGCGTGGAGTGCCCGTCGCCGAATTTAACGTGGAAGCTACAGATGTTACAGACACCCTCGGATTCCATTTTCGTGGTCCCGCGGGAGAGTTGCTTCCGAAAGCACTGGCTCCACATCCAGACGAAGTTAAATAG
- the LOC125665348 gene encoding neuronal acetylcholine receptor subunit alpha-7-like yields the protein MSLCMSLIHLLFLLPFSNGQNIGDVDTETALQNMLFKGYNRYRKPVLNITTNVPFGMVISLYSIEKVDEKSQTFSSVIWLMYSWTDEYLRWNISEYGTEYLRVPAEMIWVPSICGINELAEKMCMTYESVKENEAFIHYTGFVSLYKSVKSTIQCKINLQKYPFDEQRCTFEFMSLISAMHQLEINDNFTLADTSRAVYNGEWSLVSAEKNIRTLPTTADQSPNYFLEFTIKIRRRPTMAIFTVMFPIITLSTMNIFCFVLPIAAGEKIGMSVAIFLTFAVYATLLSENMPTSAENLSWFSIYVTTQVILSAITVVLQSILLRVYHQDPQTDQYEREVDAFQHRLETVMEGVEKRSPFVGSEQPTTIKTRTCSNRDIALRVENVFLVCTISINIVSICLLFANTL from the coding sequence ATGAGTCTTTGTATGTCTCTAATACATCTTCTTTTCCTTCTTCCATTCTCCAATGGTCAGAACATCGGAGATGTGGACACGGAAACTGCTTTGCAAAACATGCTTTTCAAGGGATATAATCGGTATCGCAAACCTGTATTGAATATTACCACTAATGTTCCGTTTGGGATGGTAATTTCTCTGTACAGCATAGAAAAGGTGGACGAGAAATCGCAGACATTTTCATCTGTTATCTGGCTGATGTACAGCTGGACAGATGAGTATCTCCGCTGGAATATATCAGAATATGGGACTGAATATCTCCGAGTTCCAGCCGAAATGATATGGGTTCCGTCTATTTGTGGTATTAACGAGCTTGCTGAAAAGATGTGTATGACTTACGAATCTGTGAAAGAAAACGAGGCTTTCATTCATTACACAGGGTTTGTCTCTTTGTACAAGTCAGTTAAAAGTACCATTCAGTGCAAAATTAATTTACAGAAATATCCTTTTGACGAACAGAGGTGCACTTTTGAATTTATGTCATTGATATCAGCAATGCATCAATTAGAAATTAACGACAATTTCACTTTGGCTGACACATCACGCGCTGTATACAATGGCGAATGGAGTTTGGTGTCTGCAGAGAAGAACATTCGCACCTTGCCAACTACAGCTGATCAGTCTCCAAATTATTTTCTGGAATTTACAATAAAGATACGAAGACGTCCCACTATGGCGATTTTTACGGTAATGTTTCCCATTATCACTCTCTCTACCATGAACATTTTCTGCTTCGTGCTTCCTATTGCAGCGGGTGAAAAGATTGGGATGTCAGTGGCTATTTTTCTGACTTTTGCGGTGTACGCTACCCTGCTGAGTGAAAATATGCCGACATCCGCCGAAAACCTTTCATGGTTCAGTATCTACGTTACAACACAGGTCATTCTCAGTGCCATTACGGTAGTATTGCAATCCATTCTACTTCGTGTTTACCACCAGGATCCGCAAACTGATCAGTATGAGAGAGAAGTTGATGCATTTCAACATCGTCTGGAGACTGTTATGGAAGGAGTAGAGAAACGTAGTCCATTTGTCGGGTCGGAACAACCCACCACAATTAAGACACGCACATGTAGCAATAGAGACATTGCATTGAGAGTGGAGAACGTATTTTTGGTGTGTACCATTTCCATTAATATTGTGTCAATCTGTCTTCTCTTTGCAAACACTCTGTGA